From the genome of Candidatus Poribacteria bacterium:
AAACTACCATTGTCCAGATTGGTGATTCTCAAGGCGTTCTTATACCAAAGCATCTACTAGAACAATGCCATCTACAGGAAGAAGTTGAACTAGAGCCGAGAGGAAATTACTTAATCATTAAGGGACCAACTACACCAAGAGCCGGTCGGGTTGAAATATTTCGCAAGATGGCAGAGGCGGGGGATGATGCAATGCTAGACGAAGATATACCTTTGGAAACAACATGGAACCGGGAAGAATGGCAATGATGATTGAACGCTTTGAGGTTTATTTGGTGCAAAGGGTCCTCGAGGTGTTAGCCGAAATATTCGCTCCATAGAAAGGGAATAAGGTAGTCCGTATGGGCCCTACAACCCCAACCACTAATCTCCAACCACTAAAACCTATTTATGCAATTAAACTAGATGTCTTTGAAGGTCCGTTGGACTTGCTGCTCCATCTAATTCAACAGAATGAGATGGACATCACAGATGTCTCAATTGCAGAAATTACGGAGCAGTATCTAGAATATCTCAACCTTATGGAGATGCTAGATCTCGATGTTGCATCGGAATTCCTAGTTATGGCAGCTACGCTGCTTCACCTCAAGTCCCAAATCATTCTCCCTTCAACGAGCTCGGATGAATCCTACACCTTCAAAGACCGGGAAGAACTAGTTCAGCAGCTTTTAGAGTATAAGCAATTTAAGGAGGCTGCCCAAACGCTAGATTACTACGCAACGAACCACGAGAAAGTCTATGGCCGCAGTGTAGATTCGTACGCAGATGTAGAAGATTTGCAGGAAGTCCAAATTAAAGCAACACTCTTTGATCTGCTTTCTGCCTTCCAGTATATAACCGAGCGAGAATTTGCGATTGATGACGTTTATGAGGAAATTCAGGAAGAACAGATTACCGTTGAAGAGAAGATGGAGTTTCTAGAGCGCAGACTGAGCGCCGGTGAGCAGATCCGGTTCGATGAACTGTTTTCAGAGTATGCCAGCAAACTTGAGCGAATCGTTACATTTTTAGCAATTTTAGAACTGATACGTCTCCAGCGAATCGTCGCTGTCCAATCGGGGCACTTCGACAATATTTATATCGTTAAACGTGATACGTAAAACACCATATTTAGCATCTATAGGCAGATTGTCTGATGAGAAAAATAAAAACAGACCTTTATCTTGGGGATTGCTTAAAGGTGCTCGCTAGTTTTGAGGCAGATTCATTCGATCTGATTATGACATCTCCCCCGTATGCGGACCGTCGAACCAAAACGTATGGCGGAGTCAACCCCGATGAATATGTCAATTGGTTTATGCCTCGCGCTGAAGAATTTTTAAGGGTCCTCAAGCCCTCTGGCACATTCATTCTGAATATTAAAGAAAAAGCTGTTGGTGGAGAACGGCATACCTATGTTATCGAGTTGGTCCTTGAAATGAGAAGGCAGGGGTGGTTGTGGACAGAAGAGTTTATCTGGCATAAGAAAAATTCCTATCCGGGCAAGTGGCCAAACCGATTTAGAGACGCGTGGGAAAGATGTTTGCAGTTTAATAAAACCAAGAAGTTCAATATGTATCAAGAGGCAGTTATGGTGCCGATGGGAGATTGGGCGGAGAAAAGGTTGAAGCATCTCAATGAAACAGATCAGAGCCGGGATACGTCGAAAGTAGGAAGCGGATTTGGCAAGAATGTATCAAATTGGTTAGATCGAAAAATGGCGTATCCGACGAATGTTTTGCACTTAGCGACCGAGACGGGAAATCGGAAGCATAGTGCCGTCTTTCCTAAGACGCTGCCCGAATGGTTCATCAAGCTGTTTACACAAGAAAACGATTGGGTGCTTGATCCGTTTGCGGGTGCCGGTACAACGTGTCAAGTCGCTCAAACGTTGTTAAGAAATTCTGCCGGCATTGAAATTTTGCCTCAGTATTATCAAGTGGCAAAGGAAAATATGAAGTCAACACAATATCTGTTATTTGAAGAGGCGCAACATGAAACCCATTACACAACAGGAGATCACTGATTATGTTGAGGCAAACATCCAAAACTTTCACCAAAGAAGGTTAGAGAACCTCCAAAAATTGAAACTGATGGATGTCATCAAGCGAAAAAATCCCTATCTATTCAAGGCGAAAAACATTAACACGGCACAAGACTTTGTAAAAACCATTTTAGATGCTTTTCTGTCCTCACAAGAAGAAGGGATTTTTGGCGGGTTTCTAGAGGAACTTGCAATTTTTATATGTTCAGAGGTATATGGTGGTCAAAAATCTTCAGCAGAAGGAATTGACTTAGAGTTTGAATCGGATAGTATAAGATATATTGTATCAATCAAATCTGGACCAAATTGGGGAAATAGTAGCCAAATCGCGAAACTGCGGGATAACTTCAGAAAGGCTAAACGGATTCTGCGCACAAATACATCATTGATGAATGTCGTCGCTGTTAATGGTTGCTGTTATGGAAAAGATCG
Proteins encoded in this window:
- a CDS encoding AbrB/MazE/SpoVT family DNA-binding domain-containing protein, with amino-acid sequence MASVKTTIVQIGDSQGVLIPKHLLEQCHLQEEVELEPRGNYLIIKGPTTPRAGRVEIFRKMAEAGDDAMLDEDIPLETTWNREEWQ
- a CDS encoding segregation/condensation protein A, yielding MGPTTPTTNLQPLKPIYAIKLDVFEGPLDLLLHLIQQNEMDITDVSIAEITEQYLEYLNLMEMLDLDVASEFLVMAATLLHLKSQIILPSTSSDESYTFKDREELVQQLLEYKQFKEAAQTLDYYATNHEKVYGRSVDSYADVEDLQEVQIKATLFDLLSAFQYITEREFAIDDVYEEIQEEQITVEEKMEFLERRLSAGEQIRFDELFSEYASKLERIVTFLAILELIRLQRIVAVQSGHFDNIYIVKRDT
- a CDS encoding site-specific DNA-methyltransferase, with product MRKIKTDLYLGDCLKVLASFEADSFDLIMTSPPYADRRTKTYGGVNPDEYVNWFMPRAEEFLRVLKPSGTFILNIKEKAVGGERHTYVIELVLEMRRQGWLWTEEFIWHKKNSYPGKWPNRFRDAWERCLQFNKTKKFNMYQEAVMVPMGDWAEKRLKHLNETDQSRDTSKVGSGFGKNVSNWLDRKMAYPTNVLHLATETGNRKHSAVFPKTLPEWFIKLFTQENDWVLDPFAGAGTTCQVAQTLLRNSAGIEILPQYYQVAKENMKSTQYLLFEEAQHETHYTTGDH
- a CDS encoding cytosolic protein, giving the protein MKPITQQEITDYVEANIQNFHQRRLENLQKLKLMDVIKRKNPYLFKAKNINTAQDFVKTILDAFLSSQEEGIFGGFLEELAIFICSEVYGGQKSSAEGIDLEFESDSIRYIVSIKSGPNWGNSSQIAKLRDNFRKAKRILRTNTSLMNVVAVNGCCYGKDRKPDKDDYLKLCGQRFWEFISGDENLYIDIIEPLGHQAKAKNEQFMQEYAKVINKFTSEFIGTFCDADGNMLWEEIVKFNSAGTTS